A DNA window from Maledivibacter sp. contains the following coding sequences:
- a CDS encoding heavy-metal-associated domain-containing protein, whose protein sequence is MKKMILIEGMSCHHCTGRVERALSEIDGVTVESISVDEKNAVIALQREIDEKVIRDTIDEAGYDVVEIKEI, encoded by the coding sequence ATGAAAAAAATGATTTTAATTGAAGGAATGAGTTGTCATCATTGTACTGGTAGAGTTGAAAGAGCATTAAGTGAAATTGATGGTGTGACAGTGGAAAGCATAAGTGTGGATGAGAAAAATGCGGTTATAGCATTGCAAAGGGAAATTGATGAAAAGGTTATTAGAGATACCATAGATGAAGCAGGATATGATGTTGTAGAGATTAAAGAAATATAA
- a CDS encoding Lrp/AsnC family transcriptional regulator encodes MDSTDFKILEILQQDGRISMKDLGHRVGLTSPAVSERVKRLEENGIITGYRATVNANKLNKSIKAFISIAIRAENYKRFLEFAPNKNSIIECHHVTGGDCMIIKVMVQSMEQLERLIDDLKKFGTTQTNIILSSPIESKIIL; translated from the coding sequence ATGGATTCTACAGATTTTAAGATTTTAGAAATATTACAGCAAGACGGAAGAATTTCCATGAAGGACTTAGGTCATCGGGTTGGCTTAACTTCTCCTGCGGTATCAGAGAGGGTTAAAAGACTTGAAGAAAACGGTATAATTACTGGGTATAGAGCTACAGTTAACGCAAATAAGCTTAATAAAAGTATAAAGGCCTTTATAAGTATCGCTATACGGGCAGAAAATTATAAAAGGTTTTTGGAATTTGCACCTAATAAAAATAGTATCATTGAATGTCATCATGTAACCGGTGGGGATTGTATGATCATAAAAGTTATGGTGCAGAGCATGGAACAGCTGGAAAGACTGATTGATGATTTAAAAAAATTTGGTACTACCCAGACTAATATTATTCTGTCTAGCCCTATTGAGAGTAAGATCATATTGTAA